GGGTGGGGCGCGAGCTGGGCCCGCACGGACTCACCGAGTACCTCCAGACGAAGTCCCTCCAGTTCTGACCCCTCGCCACCCGCCTTTCAAGGAGTACGTCACCGTGGTCCGCGCCGCTGTTCTGCCCGCCGTCGGTTCTCCGTTGGAGATCACCGAGATCGACCTGCCCGAGCCGGGCCCCGGCCAGGTGCGGGTGCGTCTCGCCGCGGCCGGGGTCTGCCACTCCGACCTGTCCCTGACCAACGGCACGATGCGGGTGCCCGTGCCCGCCGTGCTCGGGCACGAGGGCGCGGGGACGGTCGTGTCCGTGGGCGAGGGCGTCACGCATGTCGCGCCCGGTGACGGCGTGGTCCTCAACTGGGCTCCTTCCTGCGGCAGTTGTCACCCCTGCTCGCTCGGCGAGGTGTGGCTGTGCGTGAACGCGCTGGCCGGTGCCGCCGATGTGTACGCCCGTCGCGCCTCGGACGGCGCCGACCTCCACCCCGGCCTGAACGTCGCGGCGTTCGCCGAGGAGACGGTGGTGGCGGGCAACTGCGTGCTGCCCGCCCCGGTCGGCGTCCCGCTGACGGACGCGGCGCTCCTGGGCTGTGCGGTGCTCACCGGGTACGGCGCCGTGCACCACTCCGCGAAGGTCCGCGAGGGCGAGACGGTGGCCGTCTTCGGGGTCGGGGGAGTGGGCCTCGCGACGCTCCAGGCGGCCCGGATCGCCGGTGCGTCGCGGATCATCGCCGTCGACGTGTCCCCGGAGAAGGAGGAGCTGGCGCGGTCGGCCGGGGCGACGGAGTACGTGGTCGCCTCCGAGAAGACGGCCAAGGCCATCCGCGGGCTGACCGACGGCCAGGGCGTGGACGTGGCGGTGGAGTGCGTGGGGCGCGCGGTGACGATCCGTACGGCCTGGGAGTCCACGCGGCGCGGCGGCCGTACGACGGTGGTCGGCATCGGCGGCAAGGACCAGCAGGTCACCTTCAACGCCCTGGAGATCTTCCACTGGGGCAGGACGCTCGCGGGCTGCGTGTACGGGAACTCCGACCCGGCGGCCGACCTGCCGGTCCTCGCGGACCACATCCGGGCGGGACGCTTCGACCTGGGCGTCCTGGTGACGGACCGGATCGCGCTGGACGGCATCCCCGCGGCCTTCGAGAACATGGTCGCGGGGAAGGGTGGACGGGCGCTGGTGGTGTTCTAGACGGCAGGGGGTGCGACCGGTTCCGGCGCCGTCTCCACCGACGGTGCCGGAACCGTTGTACGCAGCCGCGCGAAGGACTTGGCCGCCGCCAGGAACGCGAGCGTCGTCAGCACGAACGGCCAGGTGAAGGTGTGCCCGCCGCTCGGTGCGAGGAGCGCCGACATGGCCGAGCTGACGGCGGTCGCCGTGGCGGCGCCCAGGAGCGCGTACGCGAGCGTCGCGCCCCGCACCGGAAGGAAGACGCCGCACAACGCGAGGGCGACGAGCACCGAGTTGTATCCCATCGAGCCGTCCGCGATCTGCGCGGCCGGTGCCCCGAGCGCCCATGCCGAACCGATCCCGACCGCGCTGCCGAGGCACGCCACGACGCCCGCGCGACGGCTCGCGACGAAGAGGCCCACGAGCAGCACCGCGCCGACGTACCACTGCGGCATGAAGAAGATCTGGGCGAAGTCGGCGAAGAACGCCCGTGCCAGGTCGGCGGGTTCGAGCGAGGTCGGGCCCGTCGCCGCGCGCGTCAGCGCGGCCAGCGCGTCCCCGTGGTGCCAGACCCGCTCGAAGCCGGGCGCGGCGATCGTCATGGCGCTCGCGAGCAGGCAGTACGGGAGCGTGAGCGAGGGCAGGCCCCAGACGGCGAGGAGGTTGACGGCCGCCGCCGTCACGACCGTGACCACCACGCAGCCCGCGAGGGCGAGCGCGGCCGTGGACAGGTGCCCCGCGCCGAGGAACACCGCGAAACACAGCGCCGTGAGGCAGGCGTTGAAGCCTTCGAGGCCGGTCGAGACGCGGTCATGGGGTGCCCCGAGCAGCCACGCCGTCCCCGTGCCGACGG
This Streptomyces sp. NBC_01283 DNA region includes the following protein-coding sequences:
- a CDS encoding Zn-dependent alcohol dehydrogenase, with the translated sequence MVRAAVLPAVGSPLEITEIDLPEPGPGQVRVRLAAAGVCHSDLSLTNGTMRVPVPAVLGHEGAGTVVSVGEGVTHVAPGDGVVLNWAPSCGSCHPCSLGEVWLCVNALAGAADVYARRASDGADLHPGLNVAAFAEETVVAGNCVLPAPVGVPLTDAALLGCAVLTGYGAVHHSAKVREGETVAVFGVGGVGLATLQAARIAGASRIIAVDVSPEKEELARSAGATEYVVASEKTAKAIRGLTDGQGVDVAVECVGRAVTIRTAWESTRRGGRTTVVGIGGKDQQVTFNALEIFHWGRTLAGCVYGNSDPAADLPVLADHIRAGRFDLGVLVTDRIALDGIPAAFENMVAGKGGRALVVF
- a CDS encoding urea transporter, whose protein sequence is MRHSTDAGSLPFGTTGPPSGPLSRALSFAAHVLRGQAQVTFLPSAAAGAIFCVALFAAGWEYGLYGLAGTAVGTGTAWLLGAPHDRVSTGLEGFNACLTALCFAVFLGAGHLSTAALALAGCVVVTVVTAAAVNLLAVWGLPSLTLPYCLLASAMTIAAPGFERVWHHGDALAALTRAATGPTSLEPADLARAFFADFAQIFFMPQWYVGAVLLVGLFVASRRAGVVACLGSAVGIGSAWALGAPAAQIADGSMGYNSVLVALALCGVFLPVRGATLAYALLGAATATAVSSAMSALLAPSGGHTFTWPFVLTTLAFLAAAKSFARLRTTVPAPSVETAPEPVAPPAV